The sequence AGTAGCTTTGATGTTGAAGACGCTGTTTCCGCTGGGGAAGGCCTGTCCGCTGCCCAGATGAATGCCATAATCGCGTATGTCATGCACACCGCAAAGGATGATTGATTGTGGAAAGTGCGTCGGCCGCTGCGGATAATTCGAGCGCAACTGGCGGAGGAGAGAAAAAAGCGTATCACGCGCTAGCGTATGCAGATCATCGAGTAGCAGCACAATGGGTTGGCGAACTGCCCTGGACCAAAGCGTCAAAAACTCGCCGAGCATCGAGATCCCAGGCGATGTCGCAAGCACTTGGGAAGCAATCGTCAGGGCGTCAACATCGCCAATCTGCGCCTGTGCTGCGATAGAAATCTGCTCGGCGAGATTCTTCAAATCGTCCCCGAAGTCGCTGCCAGCTGAATTCGTCAGGTGACTGCTGGTGTAGACCGCGTGATAGCGCCCCTCCTGGTTCAGATACGCGGCAAGCGCCAGCAGATAGGTTGTCTTTCCTGATCGCGGCGGGGCATGGATCGCAAAGTACTTCTGCTGGCCAATCAGCATTCGCACATCCGCCATATCCAGTCGCGCCAACGGCGGCAGACAGTAGTGGCGGGCGCAATCCACCGGCCCCTCGGTGTTGAAGAAGCGCATGGTTGCCTCCTGGTGCAAACGATGGTTCAGTCCGCCCCGATTATATCACAGCCAGATCATGCGGGCGGGCCATCGCACAATCTTCACAATTCCTGAACCCTCTCCCTGGCTGCTTTGCTTATACTCCTTTTTCAGGTGCGACGCACTTCTCGAAGTGCGTCGCACCTGAACATACCCAAACACCACTCCACACAACCATGAACCGCAAAAATCTCTCCCTTCTGATCCTGATCCTGACTTCGACGGCGCTGCTGGCAGCCTGTGGCGGCGCTACGACCTCGTCCAACACCGCCGCGCCGGCAACCGCCGCACCGGCTGCAACTGCTGCACCGACTGCGACCGCCAGCGAAACCAACACATCGGGGCAAGTCACTGCCAACGAAAGCAGCACCCCGGCCAAACTCAACCTCAACCAGGTGACGGCCTCGGAACTGTTGGCGGCCATCCCCGGCTTCAGCAACCGCATGGTGCGCGAATTCCAGGAGTACCGGCCCTACACCAGCATCCAGCAATATCGCCGCGAGATCGGCAAGTACGTGAGCGACGCCCAGGTGAGCGAATGGGAGCAGTATGTCTATGTGCCGGTGGCCGTCGATGAGGCCGATGCCGAGACGCTGAAGCAACTGCCCGGCGTCGATGACACGATCGCCCAGGCGCTCATCGCTGGCCGGCCCTATGGCTCGAACGAAGCCTTCCTGACGGCGCTGGCGAGCCAGGTAGGCGCAGAACAGGCCGCCGCCGCTGCCGCCTATCTGGCTGCAAACTGAAGCACCGCCGTCCCCGCCGCCCTGGCCTGTTGGAGCAGACCGCTCCAGCAGGCCATTCTTTTGAGGCTACGCCGATGAGTTCGGATCGCACACTCCAACGCTTGCGCACCTTCCTCCTCGCTCTCTCCGGTTTGATCTGTCTGACGACGCCGATCGAATTGGCGGCAAGCGAGCATTATCAAGAGCCGGTGCAGGTCATCCCCTTCCTACTCTGCATCTTCGGTTTCACCGCTGTCCTCTTCGCCCTGCTGCGCCCGCAAAGGCGGTCTTTGCTGTGGCTGCGCGGGGTCATGGCGGCGCTGGTGGCGGGCAGCCTGGTCGGCGTCGTCCTGCACATCAGCGGCAATCTGGACTTTGCCAAAGAGGTGGACGCCGGCGCGACCACGGCCCAGATCTGGCTGGCGACGTTTCAGGGGGCCGCCCCCATGCTGGCGCCGGGCATCCTGGCCCTGGCGGGCATCCTGGCCGGGGCCGCCACCTATCATCATCCCGTCCTTCTGGCCGCCAGACAAGAGCCGGGGAGCTGAACTCGGCCGGGGGTCGAATTCTTAACAATTTCTCAACCAAGCCCGAGCCTGCGAGCCCTACACTAAGAAGCATGATCAACACAGCCCCGCCCGTGATCGAAGTCACCGATGTCACCAAAACCTACCTCATGGGCGAGGTGCAGGTTCAGGCTTTGCGCGGCGTCTCGCTCACCGTCCAGCCGGGCGAGATGATGGCGATCATGGGGCCTTCGGGTTCCGGCAAATCGACGTTGATGAACATCCTGGGCGCGTTGGACACGCCCACCGACGGAACCTACCGGCTGGATGGCCAGGATGTGGGCAAACTGAACGGCGACCGCCTGGCCGACATTCGCAATCGCAAGATCGGCTTCGTCTTTCAGAGCTTCAACCTCTTGCCGCGCACTACCGCCCTGGCCAATGTTGAGTTGCCGCTGATCTACTCTGGCCTGAGCGACGGGCGCCAGCGTTGCCTGGAGGCGCTGGAGTTGGTGGGCCTGGGCGACCGGCTCCAGCACAAGCCCAACGAGCTATCGGGCGGCCAGCAACAGCGGGTGGCCATCGCCCGGGCGTTGGTGAATCACCCCCACATCATCTTGGCCGACGAACCCACCGGCAACCTCGACTCGAGATCCGGGGCCGAAGTGATGCGCATCTTCCAGGAATTGAACGAAAAGCAGGGCATCACCATCATCTTCGTCACCCACGAGCCTGAAATCGCCGAACACACCCGCCGCATCATCCGCATCCAGGATGGTCTCATCGTCGCCGATAGCCCGGTGCGCCACCCGCGCCGGGCTGGCGAACGCGCCTACAGCCGCAGCAACGGCGATCTGACATCGCCAGACCGCTCCGGCCCCGCTGCCAGCACGCAGGAGTCCTAAGCCCATGAACAGAACTCTCACGATCGTTCTTCTCGTCGCTCTGGTAGTCCTGGTCGCCGCCGGCAGTTTCTATGGCGGCATGGTCTATGGCAAACGGCAGGCGGCATCGACTTTTACCGCCGGCTTTCCGCCAGGCGGTGGGGCGCTGCCCATTGCCGGGCAAAATGGAGACTTTCAGGCTCTACGGGGCCAGGGGCAGGGCAATCGCTTCCAGGGCGGGGCCGTGCCGGCGGGGATGACTTTCGGCCAGATCGAGGGCATCGAAGGCAACCTGCTGACGATCACGGATCGCGACGGCAACTCGGTGAAGGTGCAGGTAGCCGACACGACCCTGATCGAGAAGAATGCCTCCGTTTCCGTGTCTGATCTCGCTGTCGGCGATGCCGTCATCATTTCCGGCAACCCCAACGACGACGGCAGCATTGCCGCTCGCTCGGTGCAGGTGGCGCCGGCCGGGCGCTTTTTGGGCGGCCCCGCGCCCGACGATGCCCAAGGCCAACAGGGTCAATGAGATCGGAGCAAGCTGATGAAGACGATCACGCGCGTCCTCGCGGTTATCCTGGTTCTGGCGGTCGTGGCGGTGGTGGGTTACCGGCTGTGGCAGCAGCGATCTGGCTCGACCACCACCGCCCAAACCGAGACCTTCACCCAGGTTGTGCCGGTGCAGGAAGGCGATCTCCAGGCATCGATCGACGTCGTCGGTGAGTTGTACGCGCCACAGAACCAGGAGATGCGCTTCGAGCGGCTGGCCGGGGCCGCCTATCTGACCGCGGTGGAAACGGAGGCCGGGCACGTCGTCCGGGCCGGGCAGCCATTGGCGACCATCGACGCCACCTCCTATCAACAGGCGCTGGATCAGGCGCGTAGCGAATTGCAGGAGGCGGAGCAAAAACTGAGCGACCTGCAAACGCCGGCCACCGATCTGGAGAAGGCGCAGGCCGACCTCAAGATCGCCCAGGCTGAGGTCGCCCTGCAACAAGCCCGGCAGAACCTTGACGACTTGCGCAACCCCGACCTGGCCGATCTGCGCGCTACGGTCGGCGATGCCCAACTCAAGCTGGCCCAGGCGCAGGAGAGCCTGACTGCCGCCCAACCCGACCAGAGCGCCCAAGACCGGCTGGCCACCCTACAAGACAAAGAGGCGGAACAATACGCCGTCTACAAGCGCCTGGCCGCCGAAACCTATTCGGATACTTTCTATCAGGATCGCCTGCGGCTGGCCCACAATGCCTTTTTGACGGCGCAGGATAGCCGCATCACCTCCGAGTTGCAGCAGCAAGTCAGCCTCCTGCGCGCCCAAATGCAGGTTCGCCAGGCCGAGGCGACGCTGGCGTCGGCCCAGGAAGCGTTGGCCGACGCCCTGGCCGGCGCCAGCGCCCTTGATCTGGCGCTGGCCGAACACGCCGTCGCCCAGGCGCAGGCCGATCTGACCGCTGCCCAGGAGGCGCGGGCGGAGTTGGAGACAGGGGCCGACGCGGTCAAACTGGCCGCCGCCCAGGCCGACCTGGACAAGAAACGCCTCGCCGTCAGCGAGGCCGAGGCCGACCTGACCGCCGCCACCCTCCTCGCCCCCTTCGACGGCACCGTGCTCGAAGTCAACGCCGAAGCCGGCGACCGCATCATCGCCGCCTCCACCATCCTCACCCTCGCCAACCTCGACCAACTCCAGGTGGTCGCCTCGGTCGATGAGACTACCATCCGCCAGGTGCAGCAAGGCCAGCAGGCCATCGTCAGCTTCGACGCCTTCCCCGGCCGCTCGTTTCACGGCCAGGTGCTCTCGGTGCCGTTGCAGGGCAGTCTGCAAGGGGGCGTCATGGTCTACGAGGTTCCGCTCTCGCTCGACGATGCCGGCGACCTGCCGCTGCTGGTGGGGATGACGGCCAATGTCAGCATCGAGACGGGGCGGGTGGAGAACGCCCTGCTGGTTCCCACCCTGGCGTTGCAGACGGTGAACGGGATGTATCAGGTGCTGGTCGCCAATCCTGCCGACCCGGACGGTCAGCCAGTGGCGACGCCGGTGGAGGTGGGTCTCAGCAACGGCACGTACACCCAGATCGTCAAGGGCCTCGTCGCTGGCGATCAGATCGTTTATCAACTCGCCAACAGCCAGTCGAATCAGCCTGGCTTCGGCGCCATCCGGGCTTTCGAGGGCGGTGGCCCGCCGCCCGGTGGCGCTCGACCGCCTGACTGAGACGCGGGAAACACTGCGATGAAATCACATTCCGTTCGCTATCTCATGGCCGGCGTCGTGGTTCTTGCCGTCGCTGCCGGAGCTTTCTGGCTCTATCGCACACGGACGACCGCCGCCACCGCTGCCGCCGCCACCAGCACCACTTTCACCCAAACGGTGGCTGTGCAGCAGGGCAACCTCGACGCCAGCCTCGACGTGGTAGGACAGCTCGAGGCCGTGCAACAGCAGGATCTGTCTTTCGACCGTCTGAAGAGCGCGGCCACGCTGCTGAGCCTGGCGGTGCAGGCCGGGAACACCGTGCGCGCCGGGCAGGCGTTGGCTGCCATCGATGCCTCATCCTATGAACAGGCGCTGGATCAGGCAAAAAGCGCCTTGCAGGAGGCTGAAGACACACTGACCGACCTGCAAGCTGCGGCGACAGCCTCGGAAATTGCTCAGGCTGATCTGGCAGTCGCCCGGGCCGGGCTGGATGTGCAAGAGGCCGAGTCCAATCTGGCGGAATTGGAGGCAGGCAAAGACCTGACCGACCTGCAACAGGCCGTGCAAACCGCGCAGGACAACCTGGATGTGGCGAAATTGCAGCAAGCTCTGGCCGAACACGACAGCCTGGCCGCCAGCGAACGCGATCTGCAATACGCGGTCGATTATCATCAGCGCCTGATTGCCGAATTGCAGGCGCTGGCAGCAGCAGGCAAGGCCAACGCTGAGCAGACGGCCAAGATCGATAGCGAGCAAGAGACGCTGGTCGAAGCCCAGGCGCAACTGGCGCAGGTGCGCGCCGAACGACAGCTGGCCCTGCAAGCTGCCGCGGCGCAAGTGAAGACCGCCGAGGCCGGGTTGACCGAGGCGCAACAGGCATTGGCCGAAGGCCGGGCAGGCGCCACCGATCTCGATCTGGCCAAGGCCAGGCTGGCCGTGCAGCAGGCAAAGGTCTCGTTACAGTCGGCTCAGGAGGCGCGGGCGGAGTTGGAGACAGGGGCCGACGCGGTCAAGCTGGCCGCCGCCCAGGCCGACCTGGACAAGAAACGCCTCGCCGTCAGCGAGGCCGAGGCCGACCTGACCGCCGCCACCCTCCTCGCCCCCTTCGACGGCACCGTGCTCGAAGTCAACGCCGAAGCCGGCGACCGCATCATCGCCGCCTCCACCATCCTCACCCTCGCCAACCTCGACCAACTCCAGGTGGTCGCCTCGGTCGATGAGACTACCATCCGCCAGGTGCAGCAAGGCCAGCAGGCCATCGTCAGCTTCGACGCCTTCCCCGGCCGCTCGTTTCACGGCCAGGTGCTCTCGGTGCCGTTGCAGGGCAGTCTGCAAGGGGGCGTCATGGTCTACGAGGTTCCGCTCTCGCTCGACGATGCCGGCGACCTGCCGCTGCTGGTGGGGATGACGGCCAATGTCAGCATCGAGACGGGGCGGGTGGAGAACGCCCTGCTGGTTCCCACCCTGGCGTTGCAGACGGTGAACGGGATGTATCAGGTGCTGGTCGCCAATCCTGCCGACCCGGACGGCCAGCCGGTGGCGACGCCGGTGGAGGTGGGCCTCAGCAACGGCACGTACACCCAGATCGTCAAGGGCCTCGTCGCTGGCGATCAGATCGTTTATCAACTCGCCAACAGCCAGTCCGGTTCCTTCTTCCGCAACTTCGGTGGCGCCGGCGCGGTCAGGTTCCTGGCCGGGCCGCGCTAGAGCCGCAGGAGGCAACGAAAAGCGATGCGCAAATTGCTCATGGTCTTGCGGGTGGCGCTGCGTGCGGTTGCCGCTCACAAAATGCGGTCGTTTCTGACCATGTTGGGCGTGGTCATCGGCGTCGCCGCCGTGATTGCCCTTGTGGCCGTCGGCAAAGGGGCGCAGGCCCAGGTGGTCAGCCAGTTCGAATCCCTCGGCTCGAACCTGCTGGTGGTCACGACTGGCGCCAACTTTGGCTTTGGCCCCGGCGGTCTGCGCGAGACGACGAAGAGCCTGACGAATGCAGAAGTGGACGCTATCCACGCCCTGGCGACGGCCGTCAAGCTGATGGCCCCCCAATACAATGCCAATGCCACGGCCACGCACGGCGGCAAGACGACCAACCTGAATGTGAACGGCGTCACCGCCGACTATGCCGAGGTGCGCAACTACCGGGTAGCCAACGGCCGCTTCATCAGCCAGCAGGACGATGCCACGCTGGCGTCGGTGGTCATCCTGGGACAGACGGTGGTCGAAGACCTCTTCGGCAGCACGTTGGTCAATCCCGTGGGGCAGACGGTGCGAATCAACCGCCAGAATTATGAGGTCATCGGCGTCCTGGAGAGCAAGGGACAGAGCGGCTTCAACAATCAGGACAATGTCATCCTGATGCCATTGCGCACGGCGCAACTGAAATTGGGCGGGGCCGGCAACCAGGACATCAGCCAGATCAATTTGCAGGTGCGTTCGGCTGAAGAGATGGACCTGGCGCAGGCGCAGGTGACGGCCATCGTGCGCACCCTACACGGGCTGAGCGGCAGCCAAGAGGACGATTTCACGGTGCAAAACCAGGCCGACATCCTCAGTACAGTCGCAGAGACGACCGGCACCTTCACCACGCTGCTCGGCAGCATTGCCGCCATCTCGCTGCTGGTGGGTGGGATCGGGATCATGAATATCATGTTGGTGAGCGTCACCGAACGCACGCGCGAGATCGGTCTGCGCAAGGCCGTGGGCGCCAAACAGCGCGACATCCTCATCCAATTCCTGACTGAGGCCGTGCTGCTGAGCGTGGTCGGCGGGGCGCTGGGCGTGGCCCTGGGCATCGGCGGCGCCCAGGTGATCACCCCCCTGCTGGGCAGCAGCCAGGCGCTGGTGACCGCCGACAGTGTGATGCTGGCGCTGGTGGTGTCGCTGGGCATCGGCATCTTCTTCGGCCTCTACCCTGCCAACCGCGCCGCCGGCTTGAACCCAATCGACGCGCTGCGCTACGAATGAAGTCAGGTGAAATCCGGTGCGACGCACTTCTCGAAGTGCGTCGCACCTGCGCGCGCCCCCCCCAAGTTGGCGGCTATTTGACGGGCTTCCAGGGCAGAGCCTACAATTCGCGCCCTGATCCCCTTCTGTCATTTGCCCTTGCCTACTTGTCTACTTGTCTACTTGCCTACCTGTCTACCTCCATGCACTCCCCCGCCGTCGAAGACTACCTGAAAACCATATTCGAGATCGAACGCGAGCAGGGCAAGGTCGCGACCACGGTCTTGTCCGAGCGGTTGGGCGTGGCCCCGGCCTCTGTCACCGGCATGGTCAAGAAGCTGGCCGAGATGAACCTGGTCGAGCATGAACGCTACCAGGGCGTGACCCTCACCCCGGCCGGTCGCAAGATCGCCCTCGAGGTCATCCGCCATCACCGGCTGGTCGAACTGTATCTGGCCGAGGCCCTGGGGGTGCCGTGGGACAGGGTGCACGACGAGGCCGAAAAGTGGGAGCACATCCTCTCCGAAGACCTGGAAGACCGCATCGACGCTCTGTTGGGCCACCCCACCACCGACCCGCACGGCGCCCCCATCCCCACCCGCGACGGCCAGATGGCCCGCACCTCTCCCGACCGGCTGCTGGATCTGCTCCCCGGCCAGGCGGCCATCATCGACGAAGTCAGCGACCACGACCCCGACCTGCTGCGACGGCTGGGCGATCTGGGTCTGTTCCCGGCCACAGCCGTCACCATCACCGGCCGCGACGCTGCCGGCCTGACTTTACTCGCTGGAGAAACAGAACGCCTCGTGAGCAACGAGATGGCCGGGTACATCTTCGTGCGCCGGCGATAGGGGCGCTGAAGGCGGACAAAGCCTGCAAATCGCATAGCTTTTGGGTCCAAAAAGGCAAAAAACCACGTCCAAAACAGATGTTGCGCCCAAGCCACACCTGGGGGTGCTGACTCCGCTATCGATTCTCACGCTCACGGTGCAGGAAGCCGACCACGCCAGAAAAAAATCCGTGTCAATCCGCCTTGATCTGTGTCCCCAAAAAAAGCGGCCAGAGGGGTGCTCTGGCCGCTTGCAGGTTGAAAGGAAAGCCGGGGTTCAGGCAATGGTGATGCTGGCATCCAGATAGACATCCTGGATGGTATTCAGCAGCGCCGCGCCCTCGGCCATCGGCCGCTGGAAAGCCTTGCGGCCGGAGATCAGCCCCATGCCCCCGG is a genomic window of Caldilineales bacterium containing:
- a CDS encoding ATP-binding protein, producing the protein MRFFNTEGPVDCARHYCLPPLARLDMADVRMLIGQQKYFAIHAPPRSGKTTYLLALAAYLNQEGRYHAVYTSSHLTNSAGSDFGDDLKNLAEQISIAAQAQIGDVDALTIASQVLATSPGISMLGEFLTLWSRAVRQPIVLLLDDLHTLARDTLFSLLRQLRSNYPQRPTHFPQSIILCGVHDIRDYGIHLGSGQAFPSGNSVFNIKATSLSLEDFRPAQIEHLLLDFGSEKKEKCER
- a CDS encoding ABC transporter ATP-binding protein produces the protein MIEVTDVTKTYLMGEVQVQALRGVSLTVQPGEMMAIMGPSGSGKSTLMNILGALDTPTDGTYRLDGQDVGKLNGDRLADIRNRKIGFVFQSFNLLPRTTALANVELPLIYSGLSDGRQRCLEALELVGLGDRLQHKPNELSGGQQQRVAIARALVNHPHIILADEPTGNLDSRSGAEVMRIFQELNEKQGITIIFVTHEPEIAEHTRRIIRIQDGLIVADSPVRHPRRAGERAYSRSNGDLTSPDRSGPAASTQES
- a CDS encoding efflux RND transporter periplasmic adaptor subunit produces the protein MKSHSVRYLMAGVVVLAVAAGAFWLYRTRTTAATAAAATSTTFTQTVAVQQGNLDASLDVVGQLEAVQQQDLSFDRLKSAATLLSLAVQAGNTVRAGQALAAIDASSYEQALDQAKSALQEAEDTLTDLQAAATASEIAQADLAVARAGLDVQEAESNLAELEAGKDLTDLQQAVQTAQDNLDVAKLQQALAEHDSLAASERDLQYAVDYHQRLIAELQALAAAGKANAEQTAKIDSEQETLVEAQAQLAQVRAERQLALQAAAAQVKTAEAGLTEAQQALAEGRAGATDLDLAKARLAVQQAKVSLQSAQEARAELETGADAVKLAAAQADLDKKRLAVSEAEADLTAATLLAPFDGTVLEVNAEAGDRIIAASTILTLANLDQLQVVASVDETTIRQVQQGQQAIVSFDAFPGRSFHGQVLSVPLQGSLQGGVMVYEVPLSLDDAGDLPLLVGMTANVSIETGRVENALLVPTLALQTVNGMYQVLVANPADPDGQPVATPVEVGLSNGTYTQIVKGLVAGDQIVYQLANSQSGSFFRNFGGAGAVRFLAGPR
- a CDS encoding ABC transporter permease, which translates into the protein MRKLLMVLRVALRAVAAHKMRSFLTMLGVVIGVAAVIALVAVGKGAQAQVVSQFESLGSNLLVVTTGANFGFGPGGLRETTKSLTNAEVDAIHALATAVKLMAPQYNANATATHGGKTTNLNVNGVTADYAEVRNYRVANGRFISQQDDATLASVVILGQTVVEDLFGSTLVNPVGQTVRINRQNYEVIGVLESKGQSGFNNQDNVILMPLRTAQLKLGGAGNQDISQINLQVRSAEEMDLAQAQVTAIVRTLHGLSGSQEDDFTVQNQADILSTVAETTGTFTTLLGSIAAISLLVGGIGIMNIMLVSVTERTREIGLRKAVGAKQRDILIQFLTEAVLLSVVGGALGVALGIGGAQVITPLLGSSQALVTADSVMLALVVSLGIGIFFGLYPANRAAGLNPIDALRYE
- a CDS encoding efflux RND transporter periplasmic adaptor subunit encodes the protein MKTITRVLAVILVLAVVAVVGYRLWQQRSGSTTTAQTETFTQVVPVQEGDLQASIDVVGELYAPQNQEMRFERLAGAAYLTAVETEAGHVVRAGQPLATIDATSYQQALDQARSELQEAEQKLSDLQTPATDLEKAQADLKIAQAEVALQQARQNLDDLRNPDLADLRATVGDAQLKLAQAQESLTAAQPDQSAQDRLATLQDKEAEQYAVYKRLAAETYSDTFYQDRLRLAHNAFLTAQDSRITSELQQQVSLLRAQMQVRQAEATLASAQEALADALAGASALDLALAEHAVAQAQADLTAAQEARAELETGADAVKLAAAQADLDKKRLAVSEAEADLTAATLLAPFDGTVLEVNAEAGDRIIAASTILTLANLDQLQVVASVDETTIRQVQQGQQAIVSFDAFPGRSFHGQVLSVPLQGSLQGGVMVYEVPLSLDDAGDLPLLVGMTANVSIETGRVENALLVPTLALQTVNGMYQVLVANPADPDGQPVATPVEVGLSNGTYTQIVKGLVAGDQIVYQLANSQSNQPGFGAIRAFEGGGPPPGGARPPD
- a CDS encoding metal-dependent transcriptional regulator yields the protein MHSPAVEDYLKTIFEIEREQGKVATTVLSERLGVAPASVTGMVKKLAEMNLVEHERYQGVTLTPAGRKIALEVIRHHRLVELYLAEALGVPWDRVHDEAEKWEHILSEDLEDRIDALLGHPTTDPHGAPIPTRDGQMARTSPDRLLDLLPGQAAIIDEVSDHDPDLLRRLGDLGLFPATAVTITGRDAAGLTLLAGETERLVSNEMAGYIFVRRR